The sequence below is a genomic window from Shinella sp. PSBB067.
TCGGCGACCGGCCGGGCGCCCGCGAGGCGGGCCGGCTGCGCGGCGACATCGAATACCGCGCCGTCGCCTTCGGCTACAGCGAGGGCCGGCCGGTCTTCGATGGCCTCGACCTTTCCATCGCGGCGGGCGAGACCGTCGCCTTCGTCGGCCCGTCCGGGGCGGGCAAGACGACGATCTGCTCGCTGCTGCCGCGCTTCTACGAGGTGGCGGACGGGGCGATCACCATCGACGGCATCGACATCAGGGACATGACGCTGAAGTCGCTGCGCTCGAACATCGGCATCGTGCAGCAGGATGTCTTCCTCTTCGCCGGCACGATCCGCGAGAACATCGCCTATGGCCGGCTCGGCGCGACGGAAGCGGAGATCGTCGAGGCCGCCCGCCGCGCCCGGCTCGACGGCGTGATCGCCAGCCTGCCCGAGGGGCTCGATACCGTCGTCGGCGAGCGTGGCGTCAAGCTGTCCGGCGGCCAGAAGCAGCGCCTGGCGATTGCCCGCATCTTCCTGAAGAACCCGCCGATCCTGATCCTCGACGAGGCGACCTCGGCGCTGGACACGGAGACGGAACGGGCGATCCAGCAGTCGCTGGCCGAGCTTTCGGCCGGGCGCACCACGCTGGTCATCGCCCACCGCCTCGCCACCATCGCCAATGCCGACCGCATCCTCGTCGTCGATGACGGGCGCATCGTCGAGCAGGGAAGCCATGCCGAGCTCATCGCCCGGAAGAACGGCCGCTACAGGAACCTCCAGGCCGTGCAGGCGGAGGGCGCCGCCATCCGTCCGTTGCATCTTGAGGGATAGGCCAGGCGCCGCGACCGCTCCTCTTGTCCCGCGCCCGGGGAGGGCAGGGCGGGTCGGACGCCGCCTTCAACCCTCCCGCAGGATACTGTCCATGGGCCGGCCTCGCGCCAGCTCGTCGATGAGTTTGTCGAGGTAGCGGATTTCCCGCATGGTCGGCTCCTCTATGTCCTCCACCCGCACGCCGCAGACGACACCCTTGATCGAGCGCCGTGCGGGATTGAGCGCGGGCGCCTCCGCGAAGAACGTCTCGAAGTCGTTCTGCTGCGCGAGCCGGGCGTGAAGCTCCCTGTCGTCATAGCCCGTCAACCAGCAGATGATCCGGTCGACCTCGGCCTTCGTGCGCCCCTTCTTCCCGGCCTTGGCAACGTAGAGCGGATATACGCTCGCAAAGCTGGTCGTGTAGATCCTGTGTTTCGCCATGGGTTTTCGGCCCCGTCCTTGCAATTTCGGGGGGTGATTTCACATCCGATCGACGCGAGGATCAACCGGCGGGCGATGTTTTCCGCGCCAGTGCCGGGGCAGCGTGTGACGGCCGGCATGAGAATGTCCACGGAACCCGTATGCTTTTCCGACGTTTAGGGCGTCATGGAAACACGAGAGACGTCGGCGGATCTTGTCGCACAACCACTTTGGTCGATGACCCGGGGTCTTTCGCCGCTCGTCGGCACGGCCATTCATGACGGACATTTCCTGCACGAGGACGTCGCGGCGCTGATGGCATTGAGCCCGGACGACCGCCTGCGCGAGGAGGATCCGTTCACGGCGGCCTTCATCCAGGACCTCGGCAACCGTGTCGTCGTTCATCGTTCACGTTTCGAGGTCGACCTGAACAGGCCGCGCGAGGGTGCGGTCTATCTGCGCCCGGAACAGGCCTGGGGCCTCGACATCTGGCGTGAGCGACCCTCCACGGCGAGGGTCGAGGCGATACTGCGCCAGCACGACGGCTATTACGAGATGCTGCATGCCCTGTTGTGCGACGTGCAGCGCGCGCATGGCCGCTTCATCCTGCTCGACATCCACAGCTACAACCATCGCCGCGCCGGTCCCGGCGCGCCGCCGACGGCCCAGGCGGATGCGCCCGACATCAACATCGGCACCTTCTCCATGGACAGGGCCTATTGGGCGCCGGTGCTCGATTCATTTATGGCGTGCCTGCGCCGCCAGCCCTTCCCAGGCCGGCAGCTCGACGTACGTGAGAATGTCGCCTTTGCCGGGAAGGGGGAGCAGACGCGCTTCGTCCATGCCCGTTTTCCCGGCACGGGCTGCGCCATCGCCGTGGAATTCAAGAAGATATTCATGGACGAGTGGACGGGAGAGCCCGATCCGCAGGCCATAGAGGCCCTGCGGGCGGCCATCCGCGCCAGCCTGCCGGTTCTGGAAGCGGCGCTCGCGGCCATGCCCGGCGGGAAAACGCCATGAGCGGCCGGGCAAAGCCGGCGCAAGATGTCGGCGCCCGCGTTGCGGAAGCGCTCGACCACGGCCTGCCCGTGCGCCTCGATCTTCCAAGGCGTGGCCGCCTTCACCTCGATCGCCCGCTGCCGTTCCTCGCCGTGCATGTGGGACGGCGCGCGGCTCCCGCGGCGCGGGCTGCGGCGATGGCGAATGCCGCCTACCTCCTGGCCGGCAATCTTTCCGACGCGGCGGCCGTCGTGCGTGAGGTCGCCGCCCGTATGCGCGAGCAGTTCGGCGCATTCCTCGTGCTCGATTTCGGCGAGCTTTCCCGCGATCGATTGGCGAAGGACACGCCTTTTCTGGCGCCGTTCCGCATCAGCGTTTCCTCATCCTCCGACAAGGCTGCGGAACGGGCGCTGTCGGCCTTCGTCGGCGCGGTGGAGAAGATCGACGGGCGCTATCGCGCGCCGCGGATCGAGCGCTCGGCGCTTTCCGAGGATTCCCATTCCGGCCTTGCCCGTCGCCTGCCGGATTGTTCCACGCTCACCGTGCGGGTCGCTCCGATCTACAGGGTGCCGCAATCGCGCGCCGTCTATCCGGAATTGCAGGGGTGGCTGGTCGCCCATCTGCTCGATGCCGGCCTGCAGGCCGCGGCACAGTTTTCGCGGACCGAGACGGCGCTTTCCCCCGCGACGCACCGGGCGCTTGGCCGCCGCGTCTTCGTCGAGGCCGTCACGCGGGCCGACCGGGCGATGGACGAGATCGCCGCAAGCTTCGATTTCCTGCTCGCGGTCACGCCCATCAATGCCGACACCGCCTTCGAGGAATTCAGCGCCTCGGGTTTCGAGCGCGCGCCCGTCTTCCTCTACCGCCCGCTCGCCATCGACATTGCCGCGCGCAAGAAGGCCTTGTTCTCCATCACCCTCGACCGTTTCGAGGATCCCGTGCTGGAGAAGCTTTTCGGCGAAAAGCAGCAGGAGCTTGATCTGCAGCTCTCCATGCTTTCGGCGCGCGAAGACGGCCGTTTCGTCGAGATGAGCCGGGCGCTCTACGGCTCGGTCGATGCGCGGCTGGAGAAGGCGGCGCGCGACATTCTCGACGCGACGGCGCTTTCCGGCCGCGCGCGGGAGCCGCAGATGGTCGATCATCGCTATGTCGAGCGGCGGGCAAGAGCGATGATCGGCGGCTACAGCGCGCAGTTCTCCGCCTTCTCGCCGCGCGTCGAGGTGCGCGACGACCTTCCCGCCGGGCTCATGGTCTCCAGCGACCGCCTGCTGATCGCAAGCTCGACGACCATGGCCCGCGAGCGGGTGGAGGCGCTGCTGAGCCACGAGGTCGGCGTGCATCTCCTGACCTATTGCAACGGCTCCGGCCACGGCCTGCGGCTCTTCCGCACCGGCCTTGCGGGCTATGAAGGTGCGCAGGAGGGCCTCGCCGTACTGGCGGAATATCTGGCGGGCGGGATGACGACGGCAAGGCTCCGGCTGATCGCGGCCCGCGTGGTCGCCTGCGCCGCCATGCTGGACGGGGCGAGCTTCGTGGAAACGTTCAGGCTGCTCTCGCGGGAGGAGGGGTTCCGGCCGCCGGCCGCCTTCAACATCGCGCTTCGACTGCATCGCGGCGGCGGGCTCGCCAAGGACGCCATCTACCTGCGCGGCCTTCTCGACATCCTCGCGCATCTGCGTGCCGGCGGCGACCTGGAGCCGTTCTGGCTCGGCAAGATCGCGGCCCGCCATTTTGCCGTGATGCAGGAGCTGAGCCAGCGCGGCCTGCTCAAGGCGCCCCGGCTCGTGCCGCAATTCATGACCGCCAGGGGCGCGCCCGAGCGCCTCGCCCGGCTTCGCGCCGGCCTCACCCCTCTCGATCTCGTCTCATAGGAGCCTTCCATGCGCATCGCATTCTTCGTCAATTCGATCGCCGACGAGAGCCCGCAGTTCACGACGACGGCCCTGGCGCTCGCCGCGCTCAACCGCGGACATGAAATCTGCTATGTCACGCCGGGCGATTTCGTGCTCCGCCCGGACGACAGCCTGTCCGTGCGCGGCCTCGTGCTGCCGTCCTCCGGCTACAAGAAGCCGGAAACGCTGCACAAGGACCTTCAGGGGGAGCGCGCGGAAAGCCGTGTCTTCGACATCGGCGAGATCGACGTGCTGTTCCTGCGCAACGATCCTTCCCTCGACATGACCGACAGGCCCTGGGCGACCAGCGTGGGGGCGCTGTTCGGGCGGCTCGCGGTGTTGCGCGGCACGCTGGTCGTCAACGATCCGGCGGGTCTCGCCAAGGCGCAGAACAAGCTCTACCTGCAGGACTTTCCCGCCTCCGTCCGGCCGGCGACGCTGGTCTCCAAGAGCATCGAGGAGATCCGGGCCTTCATCGAGGGGCAGAAGAGGAAGGGGGCGATCATCAAGCCGCTGCAGGGCTCGGGCGGCAAGAACGTCTTCAAGGTCACCTCGCCGGACGACCACAACCTCAACCAGATCTTCGAGGCGGTGAGCGGGGAGGGCTACCTCATCGCCCAGAGCTTCATGCCGGAAGCCAGCGAGGGCGACGTGCGCTTCTTCGTGATGAACGGCCGGCCCCTGATGCGCGACGGCAAATATGCCGCCTTCCGCCGCGTGCCTGCCAAGGGCGAGATCCGCTCGAACGTCCATGTCGGCGGCGGCCCGGTGCGGGTCGAGGTGATGCCCGAAATGCTCGCCGTCGTCGAGGCCGTCCGCCCCAAGCTCGTGGAGGACGGCATGTTCCTCGTCGGCCTCGACATCGTCGGCGACAAGATACTGGAGATAAACGTGTTCACGCCAGGCGGGCTCAGCAATCTCGCAGAGCTCTACGGAGCCAATTTCTCCGAGAGCGTGATCGCCGCGCTCGAGGAGAAGATCGCCATACGCGAAGCCTACGGCCGCAGCATCGAGAACAGCCGGCTCGCGACGCTGTGAATGCGGGCTTGTGTTCCATAATATAGATTACGTGATCGTTCGGTGTGGCCGGGGTGGGTTCAAGGATGAAGTGCGACTTGCGAATGATGCCAATGGTTTATCAGTCGCAAGGACGCTGCAATGAAACACACCTACTCCCACCTGGACCTGAATGAACGCCGCAGGATAGCGCGCTGGCGTCACGCCGGCCTGAGCGTCGATATCATCGCGGAGAAGCTGGGACGTCATCGCTCGACGATCTTCCGCGAGGTTCGGCGCAACGTCTACATCGACAAGGAATGGCCTGATCTCAGCGGCTACCATTGCGCGACCGCGCATGACATGGCTTGCGAACGGCGGGCCAAGCTCAGGAAGCTCGCGCGCTTCTCGCATGTCCGCCAGTCCGTCATCGAACGGATCGTGCACGGCTGGTCGCCGCAACAGATCGCCGGTCGGATGCGGCTGGAGCACCATCCGATTTCGGTCAGCCACGAGACGATCTACAAGTTTGCCTATTCGGCCGACGGACATGCCATCAAGCTCTGGAAACATCTGCCGGAACATCGTGCGCGACGCCGGCCACGTCATGCGAGGCGCCGGCATGGCCAGCGCTTCAGCCCGGATCTCAACATTTTGCGCCGCCCGGACGTGGTTGCCGATCGCAGGCAGTTCGGACATTGGGAATGCGACCTGATCCAGTTCCGCCAGAAGTTCGGCAAGGCGAACGTGACGTCACTGGTCGAGCGGGTCAGCCGCTTTGCTGTTCTCTTTCGCAACAACGACAGGCAGTCGCGCCCGATCATGGAGCGTCTCATCGGCGTGCTGCAGGCCCTGCCCCATCGCGCACGGCGCTCGATCACTTTCGACCGTGGGACGGAGTTTACCGACTGGCCCTACCTCCAGGCCGGGATCGGCTCCGCGACATGGTTCTGCGACCCGCAATCGCCCTGGCAGAAAGGCACCGTCGAGAACACGAACGGGCGGGCCAGGAAATGGCTTTCGAGGGATGTCGATCCGCTCTCGATTACCGACCAGGATCTGAAGGACATCTGCGACCGGCTGAACACAACGCCACGCAAGTGCCTCGGCTACAAGACACCGGCCGAGGTCTTTCGCCAGAAGCTACTCGCGCAGATGCGATCCGGAGGGTAGCATCAACGAGCCTGCAAGTCGCGCCTGGGCTTGAGCTCACACCGAGCGGGCTCGCCGTCGTCAGATGCCCTGCGGTGCGATGAACTGGTAATAGGTCCAGACGAGAGCGATCACGATGGCGATCGCAAGCCAGATCAGTCCCTTTTTCGGCCCCGGCGCGGCAGGCTTCCTGTTGTCCTGCTTCGGCTTCCGGCGTTCGAATTTCAGAACGTTATTGTCGTTCAAGGCATTCCTCCGTCGCGCACCGCGCGAAGATCTAACGGCGTTCGGTCTTTGCGGCAACCGGTGCCTCAGTCGCGCGGGCCGTCGGCGAGCGCGGCGAGCCCGGCGAGGTCACGGATCAGGAGCTTCTGCCGCCCGCCTTCGACGAGCCCCTGCGATTCCCATGCGCTGAGGATACGCGACACCGTATGCAGCGTCGTGCCCGTCATCTCGGCTATGTCCTGGCGCGAAATGGGGAAGTCGATGCGGATGCCCTCCCCTTCCTTGCGGCCGGCCTGCTTGGAAAGGCGCAGCACGGCATGGGCGACACGGCGCTCCACTTCCTGCGTCGACATTTCCCGGATGCGGGTGTGGGCTTCCTCCAGCCGCTGGCCGATGGTCTGCATGGTGCTGACGGCAAGGCGCGGATTCTGCTCGACGAAATGCGGCCACAGGTCGGTCGGCCAGCCGAGGATGACGCTCTCGGTCGCCGCGCGCGCGGTGCCCGGATAGTCGGCGCGCTGCAGGGCCTTGGCAAATCCGAAGAGGTCGCCGGGATGCACGACGCGCACGATGATCTGCTGGCCGTCCTCCGTCACCTGCGTCACCTTCAGCCGGCCGTGCAGCAGGAGGAAGAAGCTCGTGGCCTGCTGGCCCTGTTCGAAGACGGCATCGCCCTGCGCCACGCGGCGTGCCGTTGCGTGGGTCAGAAGCCTGTCGAGATCCTCGTCGCTCATCCTGTCGAACAGGGCGAGCGACTGGACGACGGTCCGGTCAATCTTCACGATAGAGTCCTTCTTGCGTGAAAGTTACCGGCTTCTATCACGCCTCTTCCTCCGCAGGAAGTTCAGAGGGGAATTCCGTGCTCCCGAAGCGTGGCGAGCAGCGGTGCATACCAGCGGGTATCCTTGACGAGCCGGAAGCCGACATTGTCGGGGGGAACGCCGACGGCGCAGCCGCCGCCCTTCGGATTGCGCACGAACGAGCTCATGGCGGCGCGGTGCTTGCCGCTCGCGACATAGATGCCGCACGACGAGGCGTCGTTCACCACGCGCCCCGCCTTGTCGAGATTGACACGGCGGTTGCACGTCGCCGTCCACTCCCAGACGTTGCCGGCGAAATCGGCAAGGCCGTATTCGTTTTCGCCGAAACGGCCGAGCGCCTGGGGAACGGGATCGCGCGAGGCCTTGCGTGCCGCTTCGCGGCGATAGTCGGCAAGCCAGCGGTCCGCCGGATTGGTGCTGTTGATGTCGACGCCGAGCGCGTCGTCGGGAAAGCGCGATCCGGCGGCGAAGGCAAGGTCCTGGTCGCTCGGCAGGACCCAGATCTCGCCGGTTCTCGCGCCGAGCCATTTCGCATAGGCCATGGCGTCGTCATAGCTGACGCCCGTTGCCGGCGTATTGGCGGGGTCGGCCGGGGCGAAGCCGGGTTCGGCCGCCGCGCAGGCGCCGTCGGCGACGCAGCGCGCGTAGTCGCCGGCCGTGACCTGGTATTTCATGATGGTGAGCGGGCGCCGCACGGCGAGCGCCTTCACCGGGCCGTCCACGGCAAAGCCGTTGCGGAAGAATTCGCCGCTTTCACGATAGTCGAAGCTGCGCGGGGCGATTTCCACCGTCATCGGCTCGTCCAGCACGGGGCCGGCCGGCGCACTGCCGAGAAGGTCCGTCTTGAGCGCGAGCCCGCCGGCAAGGGCCGCGAGCAGGAGAGCGGGAAGAGCGAGCGATGTCCACGAATTGCCGGGCTTCGATGTCAGCACAGCCATGACGGCCTCCTTGCGCCTCGCCCGGACGATCGTTCGCCGTCCGGGAGCGCGCCGCGTTTGGGAGATGTGCCCGCCGCAGGGCGGGCACATCGGTTTCACTCGGGCGTCAGGCGCCGCTCGGCGGGCTGACCGAGGTCATCAGGTCGTTGTTCCATTCGCCCTCGACCGTGAAGTGACCGGCCGCGCCCAGTTCGAAGGCCTCGATGAGGTTGTGGTTCACGTAGGCGTAAATGCCGGGCTGCTGGAAGGTGTAGAAGGCCGCGCCCGCCGTGCCGCCCGGAATGAACCAGGTTTCCTGGTCGACGTCAGGAACGTTGTGGAACTTGCCGGTTGCCCAGACATAGTCGCCGTGGCCACCGATGAGGTGGGGGCGGGTGTCGCGGTTGGCCTGCGAGTGCACGACGAGGACCTTCTCGCCCACCTTCGCCTTGAGGGCATTGTCGCCGGTGAGAGCCCCGACGGCGCCGTTGAAGACGATATGGCTCGGGGTCAGCGTGCGCATGACCTTCAGCGTGTCGTCATAGGCTTCGCCGACGCTGTCGTACTTCTTGTAGTTCCCCTCTTCGTCGCGGGGCACGTAGAAGTCCTGCTCGCCGACATAGTAGACGCGGTCGTAGGTCAGTTCCTTGCCGTGGCCGTCCGTCAGGCCTTCGCGCGGCAGGACCATGATCGCACCGTTCATGCCCGAGGTGACGTGCCACGGAACCATGCCGGGAGGTGCGCAATGGTAGACGAAGACGCCGGCCTTGGTGGCCTTGAAGCGCAGGATCGTCTGCTCGCCGGGGTTGACCACCGTCAGCGCGCCGCCGCCGAGGGCGCCGGTTGCCGCGTGGAAGTCGATGTTGTGCTGCAGCTCGTTGGTCTCGGGGTTGATGAGCGTCAGCTCGACATAGTCGTCCTGGTGCACGACCATCAGCGGGCCCGGGACCGAGCCGTTGAAGGTCATGGCGTGGACTTCCGTGCCCTTGTCGTCGAGGATCAGCTTCTTTTCCTCGATCTTCATGGTGAATTCGTAGATCTTCGGGCCGCCTTCGGCCTTCTGGGTGTGGGCATGAACGAAGGGCGGCTTGACAAGCTCGACCTTCACCCGTTCCAGCTTTGCGATGTCGGCCGCCGTTGCGGCTGCATTGGTCTGGATGGCGCCGCCTTCGGCCCGCGCCACCGATGCAGCAATGATCGGCGTCAGAACGCCGGCGAGGGCGGCACCGCCGAGAATGGTGCGGCGTGTTATCTGAAACTGCTCAGTCATTGCATTTCTCCTTGGTTGAAAGGACGGGCGGTGTGTCGCCCTGTCGTTTCTGTTCTAGGAGCATTCGCGCCGGCCTCTTTGAGTTGGGACAAAGAGGGCTTTTTCCCGGATGCGGCATTTTGGCAGCCCGCCGATTTGCTCTTTGCCATCTCGCAAAGAAGCGCCCACGTCTCTCCCCTAAAAGAAGCTGACAATTGCAAAGGAAAGAGACGATCATGACTGCAAGCCAACCCGCAGCGCGCGTCAGCCGCGCCGTCCCGCGCGGCCTCTCCCGCACCGGTCCGGTTCTGTTTTCCTACGGCTTCCGGCCGTTCTTCTTGGCCGGCGGCGTGTGGGCCGTGGTCGCCATGGTGCTGTGGATCGCGACGATCACCGGCCGGATCGATCTTGCCGGCGACTACGGCGCGCCGAACTGGCACGCCCACGAAATGCTCTTCGGCTTCGCATCCGCCGTGCTCGCCGGCTTCCTGCTCACGGCGGTGCCGAACTGGACGGGGCGGCTGCCCGTATCCGGCTGGCCGCTCGCCGGGCTCTTCGGCCTGTGGTGCGCCGGACGCCTCGCGCTGCTGGCCGCCGACCGGATCGGCGTGGTGGAGGCGGCCGTCATCGACGGCCTCTTCCTGCCGGTTCTCCTCGGCATCTGCACGCGGGAGATCGTCGCCGGGCGCAAATGGAAGGACCTGAAGATTCTCGGCGGCCTGCTGGCGCTGTCGCTGGCCAATGCGGTCTTCCACGTGGCGGTCATCGGCGGCGGGGACGACCACATGGCGATTCGCCTGGGCGTCGCCGCCTATGTCGTGCTGGTGATGATCGTCGGCGGCCGCATCGTGCCGAGCTTCACGCGCAACTGGCTCAACAAGGTCGGCCGCAGCGATTTCCCGGTGCCGTACAATCGTTTCGACACCGCGGCCATCCTTGCCGGCGTCGCGGCCCTCGCCGCCTGGACGGCGGTGCCGGCGCATCCCGCCACCGCCGGCCTCGGGATCGTCGCCGCCGTCCTGCACGCCATTCGCCTGCGCCGCTGGCGCGGCTGGACGACGCTGCCGGAAAAGCTGCTCGTCGTCCTCCACGTCGCCTATGCCTTCGTGCCCCTCGGGCTGCTCGCCATCGCGTTCAGCGCGCTCGGCTACCTGGAGGAGCGCTCGGTGCTCCACGTGCTGTCGGTCGGCGCGATCGCCTGCATGATGCTGGCGGTGATGACGCGCGCCAGCCTCGGCCATACCGGCCGGCCCCTGGCGGCCTCGCGCCTCACCGTCGCCGCCTATGTGGCGCTGGTGCTTTGCGCGCTGGTGCGCCCGTTCGGCGAAGTGCTTCCCGATGCCAGCGAACAAATCTATGCGGCCGCGGGCCTGCTGTGGATCGTGGCCTTCGGGCTCTTCTGCCTGGAATATGCCCCGATCCTCGCGCGCAAGCGGCGTGTGCCCCTGTGAATGCAGAACGGCCCGGAGATGATCCGGGCCGTTTCCGTCAGGTCTCCATCATGTCCGGCGTCCAAGGCGGCTCGTAGGTCAGGTGCACTTCGGCATATTCGACCCCCGGAACATCCCAGACGCAATTGCCGACAGCCTCCTTGAGGAAGGCCGTCGCCGGGCAGCCACGCGTCGTGGTGGTCATGGTGATGCGGGCGATGCCGCCCTCCTCCACGACGACAGCGTAGATCAGGCCGAGATCGACGATGTTGCGGCCGATCTCCGGGTCGATGATCACGCGCAGGGCCTTGCGGATATCCTCTTCGAGCGCGGCTTTCTGCTGCTCGTCCATCGTCTCAATCCTTCGGCCGGCCGACCCGCACGAGGATGCGATAGGCCGTGCCCGCATCGTCGAAATTGCCGGCCCACTGGTGGCCGCGCTTGGTCAGTTCGGGGAACAGGAACAGCGGTTCGCGGGAGAGGACCGCAAACAGCACCTCGCCTTCTTCCATGTCCTCGACTGCGGCAAGGATGCGCACCATCGGCTCCGGCGGATCGAGGTCCTCAAGGTCGAGGTGGATCGACGGGTCGGGCCAGGTGTCCGGCCTGTCGGCATCGGCCGAGATCTCGACGGCCGGCACGCCCGTGCGGGGCGTGAACAGCACTTCCCAGTGGCCGCTCTCGATCTCGCGGGCCTCGTGATCGAAGCCACGGCCTTCCATCACGCGGAAGAGAGGCTGCGGGCGGAAGGGGGCGACGAGCTTCAGCCCCTGCCCCGGCAAGAGTTCCTGCACGGCCCGCATGATCTCCTGGAACGGCTCGCCGCCATTCTTGAGGGTCGGCCGGACATCGAGCACCTTCGGCGCGATCTCGGTTGAAATGTCGGGCATTCTTTTATCTCCTTGGGACGGATAGAGGCAAAAAGAGGTGCGGCTGGACCATGCCGTCAGGCGCGCGTAGCGCCGCCGGCACGACGGACAGCCGGCGCGTGCGGATGAATTCCCGCATCAGCGCCACGGTGACGACGAGCTGCAGGCAGGCGACACCGCGGAAGATGTCGGTCGTGCCCCAAAACAGCGCCACCGTGGCGGCGGCGACCGCGCCATAGTAGATTCGGAACAGGATACGCGTATGGCCTTCCTCGACAAGGTCCTGCACGCGCGGCACAGGCGCGCGGCCGAGGATCGGCCCGTAGGCCTCCAGCCAGGTCAGAAAGGCGACGATCTTGTAGAGCTGGGCAAGCCCCAGGCCGGTGAGCCAGCCGAAGACGAAGAGATAGACGAGCGCCGCGACGTTGTCTCCCGTGCGGACCGCCGGCACGTTGACAAGGGCGATGGCGACGACGAGCGCCGCGAAGGCGGGAAAGGTCGCGCGGATGTTCAGCTCCGCGCGTTTGCGCTTGCGGGCCTGGTAGATCTGCCTGATGTCGCCGCCATAGAGGGCCACGGCCGCCAGCGCCAGGACCAGGGCGGCGGGAAACAGGATGGAGGCGCCGGGAAGGGAAAGCGCGACAAGGGGAATGCAGGCGGCGACGAGGCCGATCGCGAGGCCCGCCGTCCACCAGACGGCACGGCTCGTGCGCCGCTCGACCTCGGGCGCGAGGAGGAACATGGCGAGCAGGCGATAGCTGACGCCGACCGCCGTGATGCTGAGCCAGCCGCCGAGCCCCAATGTCGCATGCAGTCCGAGACCCTCGGCGACCAGGCGGGCGAAGAGGACGCTGTCGCCGAGGCCGGAGAGGGCAAGCGTGAACGCCGCGCCGACGAGGACCGCGACGACGAGGCAGGTGAGCCCCACCGCCACGAAGCGGGCGGGGAGCTGCAAGGGGCGCGCGGCGAAGAGCGTGACGGCAAGGATGCCGGCGACGAGGCCGAAGCCGGCAAGGAGCATGGCGCCGCCGACGGGCAAAAGAAGGAGCGGCAGGTCGATGGCGCCGGAAAGCGCGACGAAGCCGGCGACGAGGAAGCCGAGGCCGGCGAGGAGCAGCACCAGCGCAGGCGCCGCCAGATGCCCGCCGACGAGCGGCCGGGCGATGAGGACAGGCACGAACTGCAGGAGCGCGCCCGCCATCAGCAGGCTCAGCCAGCCGATCGCGACGACGTGAACCAGCACCAGCGTTTCCGGCGCGCCCATGTCGGCAGCGGGATAACCATAGCCCGCGACCATCAGTCCCTGCCCTGCAAGAAGCATCAGGCAGGCAGCGGCGAAGTAGGACATTGTCCAGCGGGAGAGCGTGGCGCCCGGCATGTCTGGTTCCTTCGCCGCGCTGGGGTTAGTGATCCGAGCCGCAGCAGCAGTCGCAACCGCCGCCGCCATCCAGCCGGCCGATCTCGACGCGCCAGACGTCCGGCCCCTGTTCCAGGTAGTCCCAGCCGAACTCGCCGGGGAAATTCGTTTCGAGCTGGTAGTGCAGCGGACGCGGGTCGTGGTCGCTGGTAATCAGCATGGAATTGCCGGGAAGCAGCGCGCCGAGCATGCCGAAGATGCGCGGATGGCGCTCGCGCGGGGGAACCGTGCGGACGTCGATGGAGGGCTTTTCCTGTTGTTCAGACATGTTCGGTGTTTCCGTCCCGGCCGCTCCGAATTCCGTTCCGGAAGGACGCGGCCGAACCGACCGGAACCGCCCGACGCTAGTCCGGTGCCCATTTCCCCACTTTGACGTTGCGCAAACAATTCCGGAAATGCCGGCCCGATGGCTCCTTGCTTGGCTTTTCGCAAAGAAGGCGCCCCCTCCCCCTCCTAGGCTTTCGTCAATCGACACACCGGACAAGGAAAACGCCATGCAACACGCCCTGATCGAAAAATACGGCGAGGCGCGGCTGCCGCGCTATACGAGCTATCCCACGGCGCCCGCCTTCTCGCCGTCCGTCGGCGCCGGCACCTATGGCGACTGGCTTTCCGCCATCGCGCCGGGAACGGAGGCCTCGCTCTACCTGCACATTCCGTTCTGCCGCTCGATGTGCTGGTACTGCGGCTGTCACACCACCATCACCCAGCGCGACGAGCCGATCCTCGATTATATCGACATGCTGCGCAAGGAGATCGGCCTCGTCTCC
It includes:
- a CDS encoding glutathione synthetase; amino-acid sequence: MRIAFFVNSIADESPQFTTTALALAALNRGHEICYVTPGDFVLRPDDSLSVRGLVLPSSGYKKPETLHKDLQGERAESRVFDIGEIDVLFLRNDPSLDMTDRPWATSVGALFGRLAVLRGTLVVNDPAGLAKAQNKLYLQDFPASVRPATLVSKSIEEIRAFIEGQKRKGAIIKPLQGSGGKNVFKVTSPDDHNLNQIFEAVSGEGYLIAQSFMPEASEGDVRFFVMNGRPLMRDGKYAAFRRVPAKGEIRSNVHVGGGPVRVEVMPEMLAVVEAVRPKLVEDGMFLVGLDIVGDKILEINVFTPGGLSNLAELYGANFSESVIAALEEKIAIREAYGRSIENSRLATL
- a CDS encoding DUF2200 domain-containing protein gives rise to the protein MAKHRIYTTSFASVYPLYVAKAGKKGRTKAEVDRIICWLTGYDDRELHARLAQQNDFETFFAEAPALNPARRSIKGVVCGVRVEDIEEPTMREIRYLDKLIDELARGRPMDSILREG
- a CDS encoding flavohemoglobin expression-modulating QEGLA motif protein, which produces MSGRAKPAQDVGARVAEALDHGLPVRLDLPRRGRLHLDRPLPFLAVHVGRRAAPAARAAAMANAAYLLAGNLSDAAAVVREVAARMREQFGAFLVLDFGELSRDRLAKDTPFLAPFRISVSSSSDKAAERALSAFVGAVEKIDGRYRAPRIERSALSEDSHSGLARRLPDCSTLTVRVAPIYRVPQSRAVYPELQGWLVAHLLDAGLQAAAQFSRTETALSPATHRALGRRVFVEAVTRADRAMDEIAASFDFLLAVTPINADTAFEEFSASGFERAPVFLYRPLAIDIAARKKALFSITLDRFEDPVLEKLFGEKQQELDLQLSMLSAREDGRFVEMSRALYGSVDARLEKAARDILDATALSGRAREPQMVDHRYVERRARAMIGGYSAQFSAFSPRVEVRDDLPAGLMVSSDRLLIASSTTMARERVEALLSHEVGVHLLTYCNGSGHGLRLFRTGLAGYEGAQEGLAVLAEYLAGGMTTARLRLIAARVVACAAMLDGASFVETFRLLSREEGFRPPAAFNIALRLHRGGGLAKDAIYLRGLLDILAHLRAGGDLEPFWLGKIAARHFAVMQELSQRGLLKAPRLVPQFMTARGAPERLARLRAGLTPLDLVS
- a CDS encoding N-formylglutamate amidohydrolase, with the translated sequence METRETSADLVAQPLWSMTRGLSPLVGTAIHDGHFLHEDVAALMALSPDDRLREEDPFTAAFIQDLGNRVVVHRSRFEVDLNRPREGAVYLRPEQAWGLDIWRERPSTARVEAILRQHDGYYEMLHALLCDVQRAHGRFILLDIHSYNHRRAGPGAPPTAQADAPDINIGTFSMDRAYWAPVLDSFMACLRRQPFPGRQLDVRENVAFAGKGEQTRFVHARFPGTGCAIAVEFKKIFMDEWTGEPDPQAIEALRAAIRASLPVLEAALAAMPGGKTP
- a CDS encoding IS30 family transposase, which codes for MKHTYSHLDLNERRRIARWRHAGLSVDIIAEKLGRHRSTIFREVRRNVYIDKEWPDLSGYHCATAHDMACERRAKLRKLARFSHVRQSVIERIVHGWSPQQIAGRMRLEHHPISVSHETIYKFAYSADGHAIKLWKHLPEHRARRRPRHARRRHGQRFSPDLNILRRPDVVADRRQFGHWECDLIQFRQKFGKANVTSLVERVSRFAVLFRNNDRQSRPIMERLIGVLQALPHRARRSITFDRGTEFTDWPYLQAGIGSATWFCDPQSPWQKGTVENTNGRARKWLSRDVDPLSITDQDLKDICDRLNTTPRKCLGYKTPAEVFRQKLLAQMRSGG